A stretch of the Colias croceus chromosome 13, ilColCroc2.1 genome encodes the following:
- the LOC123696719 gene encoding palmitoleoyl-protein carboxylesterase NOTUM → MTDADRAAAPLIYGAFDLAADWSRRPCRINEPACYLYSVRRRVRSRPFALVLNRGFCKRGATVSALWQWCLRGQYGVRSPRALAALLEPFLVMFPRPQGRCCRCWLTWTLCVLLYAPSDSVAPPDSLRLVWLTNSSLTCNDGSPAGYYIRRGTNSHHWVVYLEGGGYCWDTKSCAARWRRRPGLMSSTRWPRARRAPAILSMDPDANPLWHNSNHVLLPYCSSDMWAGTRIKTQNDSFAFTGRLIVKYVLNELLQFGLRGRLLLVGSSAGAAGVMFHADATRRSLRTHGVRVAAIADSGWFLDRPPRARRSFSVDAIARLGHTLWQGSPPSSCVRQHRDKPWLCYFGYRLYPHIRTPLFVFQYLFDSAQLTAEGVRAPRTRAQWDAVHETGTALRASLKGVRATFAPACIAHGALARPEWLAINVSGISLPKAISCWERRLSSRNRGEKTRCAPRRLIERCSWPQCNGSCPRLRDPRTGEEVALAALLQSFGLDVNGAAAAMGLDARALSRMSRAELLPLLAPHT, encoded by the exons atgacgGATGCCGATCGCGCGGCGGCCCCTTTGATCTACGGAGCGTTTGATCTCGCCGCCGACTGGTCCCGCCGCCCCTGCCGCATAAACGAGCCCGCCTGTTACCTTTATTCGGTCCGACGCCGCGTACGGAGCCGGCCCTTCGCCCTCGTTCTAAATAGAGGCTTTTGTAAACGGGGAGCTACCGTGAGCGCGCTGTGGCAGTGGTGTTTGCGCGGTCAGTATGGGGTGCGGTCGCCGCGGGCGCTCGCCGCGCTTCTCGAACCGTTCTTAGTGATGTTTCCGCGCCCTCAAGGTCGGTGCTGCCGGTGCTGGCTGACATGGACCCTATGT GTGCTGTTGTACGCTCCAAGTGACAGCGTCGCTCCACCGGATAGCTTGAGATTAGTTTGGCTCACTAATTCCTCTCTAACGTGCAATGATGGATCGCCAGCGGG CTATTATATACGGCGTGGCACAAACAGTCATCACTGGGTGGTGTACTTGGAAGGTGGAGGATACTGTTGGGACACGAAGTCATGTGCAGCGCGTTGGAGACGTAGACCCGGGCTCATGTCTTCAACGCGATGGCCTCGAGCTCGCCGTGCCCCGGCTATTCTGTCAATGGACCCAGATGCAAACCCGTTATGGCATAACTCAAACCACGTGTTGTTACCCTACTGCTCAAGCGACATGTGGGCTGGAACAAGGATTAAAACGCAAAACGACTCATTTGCATTCACGGGACGTTTAATAGTTAAATATGTCCTTAATGAATTGTTACAATTTGGATTACGTGGTCGACTTTTACTAGTCGGATCGAGTGCTGGGGCAGCGGGAGTTATGTTCCATGCAGACGCTACAAGAAGAAGTCTTAGGACACATGGCGTTCGTGTGGCGGCTATCGCCGATTCTGGGTGGTTTCTCGATAGACCACCGAGAGCGAGACGGTCATTTTCCGTAGATGCAATAGCAAGACTTGGACATACTTTATGGCAAGGATCACCGCCATCGTCTTGTGTACGACAACACAGAGATAAACCGTGGCTCTGCTATTTTGGGTATCGCCTCTATCCACACATAAGGACACCATTGTTTGTATTTCAGTATTTATTTGATTCAGCGCAACTAACAGCGGAAGGTGTACGAGCCCCGCGTACAAGAGCGCAATGGGATGCCGTACATGAGACGGGGACTGCTCTCCGTGCCAGCCTTAAAGGCGTGCGAGCAACATTTGCTCCTGCGTGCATTGCGCACGGTGCTTTAGCGAGACCTGAGTGGCTGGCTATTAACGTGTCCGGTATTTCCCTTCCAAAAGCGATTAGTTGCTGGGAGCGTCGCTTGAGTAGTAGAAATAGAGGTGAAAAGACCAGATGTGCACCGCGCAGGCTCATCGAAAGATGCTCGTGGCCGCAGTGTAACGGCTCCTGTCCACGTTTGCGCGACCCGCGGACGGGTGAAGAAGTAGCATTAGCTGCTCTACTTCAAAGCTTCGGGTTAGATGTGAATGGAGCTGCGGCAGCCATGGGCTTAGACGCTCGAGCTTTATCAAGAATGAGTCGAGCTGAACTTTTGCCTTTATTGGCACCACATACGTGA
- the LOC123696720 gene encoding uncharacterized protein LOC123696720 isoform X1 — MAVSWVSVAFLAATALGASIGLSFLPYRTPSLETTIKSNRIMRILKRVSAEKLIIEKSICGKVWATVHSPAIRLGVGRNLLDAIELNWDFSSCANFPNQIGLFDSRPTSWDNALAVFPIETIYGHIVTNISLGEPDLPAGWQSGGGLRGPHCLWPWVGAGDQYITTFNCLKIQPTWMEDYGDKINKLRIGELAIAGTHNAGAWRFETEISTVSRDSFVLCQDRSIWAQLVYGIRYFDFRIAYYDFYPRLEDRYWLNHNLIRVRPLLPLLREIKAFLDLTKEVVFLDAHHFPVGFYDPNGAPIRSVHAGLLELMHRELGPHIATATQYHTGAGTRGPTLQTLIDNDKRLIFSYVDNTIVAENNWLWPILPHLWANTNSPTELLKYLDRAIGTSPQPSARSPMFSAMAQTTPTVLDILFLRGSLRENADAVNRNITHRLATLWRHQANIVSTDFFLANDVVDLSIQISVERSNKL; from the exons ATGGCCGTTTCTTGGGTCTCTGTGGCCTTCCTGGCTGCTACCGCGCTCGGGGCTTCTATAGGAC TATCCTTCCTTCCATACCGGACGCCATCATTGGAAACGACGATAAAATCGAATCGAATTATGCGGATTCTGAAACGTGTAT CTGCGGAAAAACTAATAATTGAGAAATCGATTTGTGGAAAAGTATGGGCCACGGTTCATTCGCCAGCTATTCGTTTGGGCGTCGGACGAAATCTACTTGACGCTATCGAACTTAACTGGGACTTCAGTTCCTGCGCTAACTTCCCTAATCAG ATCGGTCTTTTCGATAGCAGGCCAACATCATGGGACAACGCGCTCGCAGTGTTCCCAATAGAAACCATCTACGGTCACATAGTAACAAACATATCTTTGGGCGAGCCTGACTTACCAGCTGGTTGGCAATCAGGTGGAGGTCTACGAGGACCCCACTGCTTATGGCCCTGGGTTGGGGCTGGTGACCAGTATATAACTACTTTTAATTGTTTGAAAATACAGCCTACTTGGATGGAAGATTATGG AGACAAGATAAATAAACTCCGCATTGGTGAGCTAGCGATCGCCGGCACACATAACGCGGGCGCTTGGCGCTTCGAAACAGAGATAAGTACAGTCTCCAGAGACAGCTTCGTGCTCTGCCAAGACCGGTCTATATGGGCACAGCTTGTTTACGGCATCAGATACTTCGATTTCAGAATCGCGTACTACGACTTCTATCCGCGACTTGAAGATAG gtACTGGCTTAACCATAACTTAATTCGAGTCCGTCCACTTTTACCTCTCTTACGAGAAATAAAAGCCTTCTTAGACTTAACAAAAGAG GTAGTGTTCCTAGACGCTCATCATTTCCCAGTGGGTTTCTACGACCCAAATGGGGCTCCAATTAGATCAGTTCACGCGGGTTTGCTCGAACTAATGCATAGAGAGTTGGGGCCCCACATCGCTACAGCGACTCAGTACCATACTGGGGCCGGTACTAGGGGCCCCACATTGCAAACTCTTATTGATAACGATAAGCGTTTAATCTTCAGCTATGTAGATAATACTATTGTAGCAG aAAATAACTGGTTGTGGCCAATTCTACCTCACTTGTGGGCTAATACAAACAGTCCTACAGAACTTTTGAAGTACTTAGATCGCGCAATAGGTACCTCTCCACAGCCATCAGCCCGTTCACCAATGTTCTCCGCGATGGCTCAAACGACACCCACTGTACTTGACATCCTCTTCTTGAGAGGCTCCTTACGTGAAAATGCAGACGCAGTTAATAGAAATATTACCCATCGACTCGCAACGCTCTGGAGGCATCAAGCTAACATCGTGTCTACGGACTTCTTCCTGGCCAATGATGTCGTCGATTTGTCGATACAGATTAGCGTAGAGCGCTCTAACAAATTATGA
- the LOC123696720 gene encoding uncharacterized protein LOC123696720 isoform X2 — translation MAVSWVSVAFLAATALGASIGPAEKLIIEKSICGKVWATVHSPAIRLGVGRNLLDAIELNWDFSSCANFPNQIGLFDSRPTSWDNALAVFPIETIYGHIVTNISLGEPDLPAGWQSGGGLRGPHCLWPWVGAGDQYITTFNCLKIQPTWMEDYGDKINKLRIGELAIAGTHNAGAWRFETEISTVSRDSFVLCQDRSIWAQLVYGIRYFDFRIAYYDFYPRLEDRYWLNHNLIRVRPLLPLLREIKAFLDLTKEVVFLDAHHFPVGFYDPNGAPIRSVHAGLLELMHRELGPHIATATQYHTGAGTRGPTLQTLIDNDKRLIFSYVDNTIVAENNWLWPILPHLWANTNSPTELLKYLDRAIGTSPQPSARSPMFSAMAQTTPTVLDILFLRGSLRENADAVNRNITHRLATLWRHQANIVSTDFFLANDVVDLSIQISVERSNKL, via the exons ATGGCCGTTTCTTGGGTCTCTGTGGCCTTCCTGGCTGCTACCGCGCTCGGGGCTTCTATAGGAC CTGCGGAAAAACTAATAATTGAGAAATCGATTTGTGGAAAAGTATGGGCCACGGTTCATTCGCCAGCTATTCGTTTGGGCGTCGGACGAAATCTACTTGACGCTATCGAACTTAACTGGGACTTCAGTTCCTGCGCTAACTTCCCTAATCAG ATCGGTCTTTTCGATAGCAGGCCAACATCATGGGACAACGCGCTCGCAGTGTTCCCAATAGAAACCATCTACGGTCACATAGTAACAAACATATCTTTGGGCGAGCCTGACTTACCAGCTGGTTGGCAATCAGGTGGAGGTCTACGAGGACCCCACTGCTTATGGCCCTGGGTTGGGGCTGGTGACCAGTATATAACTACTTTTAATTGTTTGAAAATACAGCCTACTTGGATGGAAGATTATGG AGACAAGATAAATAAACTCCGCATTGGTGAGCTAGCGATCGCCGGCACACATAACGCGGGCGCTTGGCGCTTCGAAACAGAGATAAGTACAGTCTCCAGAGACAGCTTCGTGCTCTGCCAAGACCGGTCTATATGGGCACAGCTTGTTTACGGCATCAGATACTTCGATTTCAGAATCGCGTACTACGACTTCTATCCGCGACTTGAAGATAG gtACTGGCTTAACCATAACTTAATTCGAGTCCGTCCACTTTTACCTCTCTTACGAGAAATAAAAGCCTTCTTAGACTTAACAAAAGAG GTAGTGTTCCTAGACGCTCATCATTTCCCAGTGGGTTTCTACGACCCAAATGGGGCTCCAATTAGATCAGTTCACGCGGGTTTGCTCGAACTAATGCATAGAGAGTTGGGGCCCCACATCGCTACAGCGACTCAGTACCATACTGGGGCCGGTACTAGGGGCCCCACATTGCAAACTCTTATTGATAACGATAAGCGTTTAATCTTCAGCTATGTAGATAATACTATTGTAGCAG aAAATAACTGGTTGTGGCCAATTCTACCTCACTTGTGGGCTAATACAAACAGTCCTACAGAACTTTTGAAGTACTTAGATCGCGCAATAGGTACCTCTCCACAGCCATCAGCCCGTTCACCAATGTTCTCCGCGATGGCTCAAACGACACCCACTGTACTTGACATCCTCTTCTTGAGAGGCTCCTTACGTGAAAATGCAGACGCAGTTAATAGAAATATTACCCATCGACTCGCAACGCTCTGGAGGCATCAAGCTAACATCGTGTCTACGGACTTCTTCCTGGCCAATGATGTCGTCGATTTGTCGATACAGATTAGCGTAGAGCGCTCTAACAAATTATGA